The Pseudomonas allokribbensis genome has a window encoding:
- a CDS encoding AAA family ATPase, with protein sequence MSQSLIAALQNPALFAHPVEGFQVIETHISWVLLTGPYAYKVKKPVNFGFLDFTSLESREHFCGEELRLNQRLTDDLYLEVIPVTGTVEAPQLGGEGPAIEYVLKMRQFPQTGLLSTLQANGELTTTHIDEMAEQIARFHLSAPIVPAEHDAGTPESVMAPVRQNFEQILPFLSDKADLLQLDALQAWAESSFERLKPLFAQRKAQGFTRECHGDIHLGNATLIDGKVVIFDCIEFNEPFRFTDVWADTGFLAMDLEDRGLKSLARRFISQYLELTGDYQGLEVLNFYKAYRALVRAKVALFSMPADATPVQRATTLRQYRNYANLAESYSTIPSRFMAITHGVSAVGKSHVAMRLVEALGAIRLRSDVERKRLFGEQTVANDVQAGIYSADASTATYARLHEIAEVILHAGFPVVIDATYLKREQRDSAAKVAEATGAPFLILDCNAPQAVIESWLALRQADKKDPSDATLAVIEAQQANREALTPDEILRSKRVQTNESGTLDTVVAQIRQRLPGL encoded by the coding sequence GTGAGCCAGTCCCTGATCGCCGCCCTGCAAAACCCGGCCCTGTTTGCGCACCCTGTCGAAGGGTTTCAGGTCATCGAAACCCATATCTCGTGGGTCCTGCTCACTGGTCCTTACGCTTATAAAGTGAAGAAGCCGGTGAACTTCGGCTTTCTCGACTTCACCAGCCTCGAATCCCGCGAGCATTTCTGCGGCGAAGAGCTGCGCCTCAACCAGCGCCTGACCGACGATTTGTATCTGGAAGTGATTCCAGTCACCGGCACTGTCGAAGCCCCGCAACTGGGTGGCGAAGGCCCGGCCATCGAATACGTGCTGAAAATGCGCCAGTTCCCGCAGACCGGCCTGCTGAGCACCCTGCAAGCCAATGGCGAGCTGACCACCACACACATCGACGAAATGGCCGAGCAGATCGCTCGTTTCCACCTCAGCGCGCCGATAGTCCCGGCCGAGCACGATGCCGGCACGCCTGAAAGCGTGATGGCGCCGGTACGCCAGAACTTCGAACAAATCCTGCCATTCCTCAGCGACAAAGCCGATCTGCTGCAACTGGATGCCCTGCAAGCCTGGGCCGAAAGCAGCTTCGAACGCTTGAAGCCACTGTTCGCCCAGCGCAAGGCACAAGGTTTCACCCGCGAATGCCACGGTGACATTCACCTGGGCAACGCCACGCTGATCGACGGCAAAGTGGTGATTTTCGACTGCATCGAATTCAACGAGCCGTTCCGCTTCACCGACGTCTGGGCCGACACCGGTTTCCTCGCGATGGACCTGGAAGACCGCGGCCTGAAATCCCTGGCCCGTCGTTTCATCAGCCAATACCTGGAGCTGACCGGCGACTATCAGGGCCTGGAAGTACTGAACTTCTACAAGGCTTACCGCGCGTTGGTCCGTGCGAAAGTTGCGCTGTTCAGCATGCCGGCCGACGCAACCCCGGTGCAGCGCGCCACCACCCTGCGCCAGTACCGCAACTACGCCAACCTGGCGGAAAGCTACAGCACCATTCCTTCGCGCTTCATGGCGATCACCCACGGCGTATCCGCTGTAGGCAAAAGCCACGTAGCCATGCGTCTGGTCGAGGCGCTGGGCGCAATTCGCCTGCGTTCCGATGTTGAACGCAAGCGTCTGTTCGGCGAGCAAACCGTTGCCAATGATGTTCAGGCCGGGATTTACAGCGCCGACGCCAGCACAGCGACTTATGCTCGCCTGCATGAAATCGCCGAAGTGATCCTGCACGCCGGTTTCCCGGTAGTGATCGATGCCACTTACCTCAAGCGCGAACAACGTGACAGCGCAGCCAAGGTCGCCGAGGCCACTGGCGCGCCGTTCCTGATCCTCGACTGCAACGCGCCACAAGCGGTGATCGAGAGCTGGCTGGCCCTGCGTCAGGCAGACAAAAAGGATCCGTCCGACGCCACGCTGGCCGTGATCGAAGCACAACAAGCCAATCGTGAAGCGCTGACCCCGGACGAAATCCTGCGCAGCAAACGCGTGCAGACCAATGAGTCCGGCACCCTGGACACCGTCGTGGCGCAAATCCGCCAACGCCTGCCAGGTCTGTAA
- a CDS encoding pentapeptide repeat-containing protein, with protein MSQPKLLDTPLYALLHKDDITGFNKERPKDGPIDMVGGDFRGLDLRELNADGVDFRDAYFRSADLRGIDFRNAALEGASLAHAQISGAYFPPELSADEILMSMNFGTRLRYRTR; from the coding sequence ATGAGCCAGCCGAAACTTCTCGACACCCCGCTTTATGCCTTGCTGCACAAAGACGACATAACCGGTTTCAACAAAGAACGTCCGAAAGACGGTCCGATCGATATGGTCGGCGGTGATTTTCGCGGCCTCGACCTGCGTGAACTGAACGCCGATGGCGTGGATTTCCGGGACGCCTACTTCCGTTCCGCTGATCTGCGCGGCATCGACTTTCGCAACGCCGCGCTGGAAGGTGCGAGCCTGGCCCACGCGCAGATTTCCGGCGCTTACTTCCCGCCGGAACTGAGTGCAGACGAAATCCTGATGTCGATGAACTTCGGTACACGCCTGCGCTATCGCACTCGCTAA
- a CDS encoding TfoX/Sxy family protein — protein sequence MNDELQHLKNLGKTSAQWLHAVGIHSASDLRRLGAVDAYRAVRTRGFRASKVLLYAIEGALMDVHWNDIPAERKDALNKQLEAISSRHKN from the coding sequence ATGAATGATGAACTGCAACACCTGAAGAATCTTGGCAAGACGTCGGCGCAATGGCTGCATGCCGTGGGCATCCACAGCGCCTCGGATCTGCGTCGCCTGGGCGCCGTGGATGCCTATCGGGCCGTGCGCACGCGCGGGTTCCGGGCGTCGAAGGTGTTGTTGTATGCAATCGAAGGCGCCTTGATGGATGTGCACTGGAATGACATCCCCGCTGAACGCAAGGACGCACTGAACAAACAGCTCGAAGCCATTTCCTCTCGCCACAAGAACTGA
- a CDS encoding Crp/Fnr family transcriptional regulator translates to MYLLGEQSAPAEAMINRLQSLPGQFLRDLAPCGPALELEATDDLMAQLPDDQLFLLTEGIINGQFGGRALFYWQEGDLIGLQQSPDWTDCILRSEGPLSLLPYRQRDLFQHVHSEPVRSEQFLHYLLGQMALLAHAVAELKPREFRSTNGFKRVEAGEVLIREGDPADHVFVIIEGHAQAFVDGHKVGEVPKDEIFGAMAIFTGEPRNATVITCEPSTVMLIPGDQFLSMTRSNPKIAHSLIESMARRIDQLNKQLTALDRPS, encoded by the coding sequence ATGTATCTGCTCGGGGAACAATCGGCACCGGCCGAAGCAATGATCAACCGTTTGCAGAGTCTGCCCGGCCAGTTTCTACGGGACCTTGCACCGTGCGGACCCGCGCTGGAACTGGAGGCCACGGATGATCTGATGGCGCAGTTGCCTGACGATCAACTGTTTCTACTGACTGAGGGCATCATCAATGGCCAGTTCGGTGGCCGGGCGCTTTTCTATTGGCAGGAAGGTGATCTGATCGGTCTGCAGCAAAGCCCGGACTGGACGGATTGCATCCTGCGTTCGGAAGGACCGTTGAGCCTGCTGCCCTACCGTCAACGCGATTTGTTTCAGCATGTGCATTCGGAACCCGTACGTTCGGAGCAGTTTCTGCACTATCTGCTCGGGCAAATGGCGCTCCTGGCCCATGCGGTTGCCGAGCTGAAGCCACGGGAGTTTCGCAGCACCAATGGCTTCAAACGGGTCGAGGCCGGAGAAGTGTTGATCCGCGAGGGCGACCCCGCCGATCACGTGTTCGTGATCATCGAGGGACACGCGCAGGCATTCGTCGACGGGCACAAGGTTGGCGAAGTGCCAAAGGACGAGATTTTCGGTGCCATGGCGATATTTACCGGCGAGCCCCGCAACGCCACGGTCATCACCTGCGAGCCGAGCACGGTGATGCTGATTCCTGGCGATCAGTTTCTGAGCATGACCCGCAGCAATCCGAAAATCGCCCACAGCCTGATCGAAAGCATGGCGCGGCGCATCGACCAGCTCAACAAGCAGCTCACGGCACTTGATCGTCCAAGCTGA
- a CDS encoding ChaN family lipoprotein has product MRGILLFAVLLLGGCQHVAPPPVTGEIRDLRSGTLITPHELLTRLGKPARVIVGEQHDNADHHAVQLWLLQTLGEARPQGSLLLEMLTPDQQSRVDDVHHSPKPPVDLPVELAWQDGWDWKLYGPIVRFAFTQPYPLLAANLDNIEIRAFYRDPPVLKGDRSNAESVKNELAGQINDSHCGLLPQSQMPAMLAVQQQRDRRMASRLMAAPAPALLFAGAFHARKDVGVPLHVLDLGAPEAPTVLMLAEQGSEVTAAMADYVWFTPATPKPDYCAEMRKQFGQ; this is encoded by the coding sequence ATGCGTGGGATTTTGCTGTTTGCGGTGTTGTTGCTTGGCGGTTGCCAACATGTCGCTCCGCCACCGGTCACTGGCGAGATTCGCGACCTGCGCAGCGGAACACTGATTACCCCGCACGAATTGCTGACGCGTCTGGGCAAGCCGGCACGGGTGATCGTCGGTGAGCAACATGACAACGCCGATCATCATGCCGTGCAATTGTGGCTGTTGCAGACGCTGGGCGAAGCGCGTCCTCAGGGCAGTCTCCTGCTTGAAATGCTGACACCCGATCAACAATCGCGGGTTGATGACGTACACCATTCCCCAAAGCCTCCTGTCGATCTTCCGGTCGAGCTGGCGTGGCAGGACGGTTGGGACTGGAAACTCTATGGACCGATTGTGCGGTTTGCCTTTACGCAACCGTATCCATTGCTGGCGGCCAATCTCGATAACATTGAAATTCGTGCGTTCTATCGTGACCCTCCGGTATTGAAGGGGGATCGCAGCAACGCCGAGTCGGTGAAAAACGAGCTGGCCGGGCAGATCAACGATTCTCACTGCGGCTTGCTGCCCCAATCGCAAATGCCGGCGATGCTGGCGGTGCAGCAGCAACGGGATCGGCGGATGGCTTCACGATTGATGGCGGCGCCTGCGCCGGCGTTGTTGTTCGCTGGTGCGTTCCATGCGCGCAAGGATGTTGGTGTGCCGCTGCATGTGCTGGATCTGGGCGCGCCCGAAGCGCCGACGGTGCTGATGCTGGCGGAGCAGGGCAGCGAGGTCACGGCGGCCATGGCCGATTATGTCTGGTTCACGCCGGCCACACCGAAACCGGATTACTGCGCCGAGATGCGTAAACAGTTCGGCCAATGA
- a CDS encoding heme ABC transporter ATP-binding protein, with translation MLRAHNLHIRRGRKTVLADVNLQLESGEVLGVLGPNGAGKSTLLGALCGELTASEGSVSLDGEALSHWSGSQRAQRLAVLPQVSTLDFAFRVEEVVGMGRLPYQTGRVRDDEIVTAALLAADASHLSGRSYLALSGGERQRVHLARVLAQLWPGQAGQTLLLDEPTSMLDPLHQHTTLQAVREFADRGAAVMVILHDLNLAARYCDRILLLESGRPVALDTPQQVLRPESLKAVFGLEVLVQSHPERGHPLIIAR, from the coding sequence ATGTTGCGTGCACATAATCTGCACATACGTCGTGGCCGCAAGACGGTACTGGCTGACGTCAATCTGCAATTGGAGTCGGGTGAAGTGCTCGGTGTACTCGGCCCCAATGGCGCCGGCAAAAGCACGTTGCTCGGGGCATTGTGCGGGGAACTGACGGCCAGTGAAGGCAGCGTTTCTCTCGACGGCGAAGCCTTGAGCCATTGGAGTGGCAGTCAGCGCGCTCAGCGGCTGGCGGTATTGCCCCAGGTGTCGACGCTGGATTTTGCCTTTCGCGTTGAAGAAGTGGTCGGGATGGGGCGTTTGCCTTATCAGACCGGCAGAGTGCGCGACGACGAGATTGTTACCGCCGCGTTGCTGGCAGCGGATGCCAGTCATCTGAGCGGGCGCAGTTATCTGGCGTTGTCCGGTGGCGAGCGCCAGCGGGTGCATCTGGCCCGTGTGCTGGCGCAGTTGTGGCCGGGGCAGGCCGGGCAGACCTTGTTGCTGGATGAGCCGACTTCGATGCTCGACCCTTTGCATCAACACACCACGTTGCAAGCCGTGCGTGAGTTTGCCGATCGTGGCGCTGCAGTGATGGTGATCCTGCATGATCTGAACCTGGCGGCGCGCTATTGTGATCGCATCCTGCTGCTTGAAAGCGGGCGCCCGGTGGCGCTGGACACGCCGCAGCAGGTGTTGCGTCCGGAATCGCTCAAGGCCGTATTCGGTCTGGAGGTTTTGGTGCAGTCGCACCCGGAGCGCGGGCATCCGCTGATCATCGCCCGCTGA
- a CDS encoding FecCD family ABC transporter permease has product MLAIWLSLALGPVSLPLFDTLRAALRMIGVPLAPDGLEQAELILGQIRLPRTLLGLAVGGVLALSGVAMQGLFRNPLADPGLVGVSSGAALGAAVAIVGGSFFGGLPEWFGPYLLSVCAFLGGLGVTALVYRLGRRNGQTNVATMLLAGIALTALASSAVGLFTYLADDATLRTLTFWNLGSLNGASYARLWPLLIISAGVALWLPRRAKALNALLLGESEAGHLGIDVERLKRELVFCTALGVGAAVAAAGMIGFVGLVVPHLVRLLAGPDHRVLLPASVLAGASLLLLADLVARLALAPAELPIGIVTAFIGAPFFLYLLLRGRA; this is encoded by the coding sequence CTGTTGGCGATCTGGCTGTCGCTGGCCTTGGGGCCGGTCAGCCTGCCGCTGTTCGATACCTTGCGGGCTGCCTTGCGCATGATCGGCGTGCCGCTGGCGCCGGACGGGCTGGAGCAGGCTGAACTGATTCTCGGGCAGATTCGCCTGCCGAGGACTTTGCTCGGGTTGGCCGTCGGCGGCGTGCTGGCGTTGTCCGGTGTGGCGATGCAGGGCTTGTTTCGCAATCCGCTGGCCGATCCCGGGTTGGTTGGCGTCTCCAGTGGTGCTGCTTTAGGCGCGGCGGTGGCGATTGTCGGTGGTTCGTTTTTCGGCGGATTGCCGGAGTGGTTCGGGCCGTATCTGCTGTCTGTGTGTGCATTTCTCGGTGGTCTTGGTGTGACGGCGCTGGTCTACCGGCTCGGCCGTCGCAACGGGCAGACCAATGTCGCGACCATGTTGCTGGCAGGCATCGCCCTGACTGCGCTCGCCAGTTCTGCTGTGGGGCTTTTTACCTATCTGGCGGACGACGCGACCCTGCGAACCCTGACTTTCTGGAACCTTGGCAGCCTCAACGGCGCGAGTTATGCGCGGTTGTGGCCGCTGCTGATCATCAGCGCCGGTGTCGCGTTATGGCTTCCGCGTCGGGCCAAAGCCCTGAATGCGTTGCTGCTCGGGGAGTCGGAAGCCGGGCATCTGGGGATCGATGTCGAGCGACTCAAGCGTGAGCTGGTGTTCTGCACGGCGTTGGGTGTCGGGGCGGCAGTGGCGGCGGCAGGGATGATCGGCTTCGTCGGGCTGGTAGTACCGCATTTGGTGCGTTTGCTCGCCGGGCCGGATCATCGCGTGTTGTTGCCGGCTTCGGTGCTGGCCGGTGCCAGTCTGTTGTTACTGGCGGACCTGGTGGCGCGGCTGGCGCTGGCGCCGGCAGAGTTGCCGATCGGTATCGTCACCGCATTCATCGGCGCGCCGTTCTTCCTATATCTGCTGTTGCGAGGGCGTGCCTGA
- a CDS encoding heme/hemin ABC transporter substrate-binding protein, producing MRLSTCVAVLCVGLFVSHQAAAAQLPQRWVSAGGALSEWVSALGGEAKLVGVDTTSQHPESLKSLPSIGYQRSLSAEGILSLRPDILIGTEEMGPPPVITQVRGAKVQVELFSAQPDLPTLEKNVTHLGQLLGAESQATQLLQSYQQQLDAQKARVVAVQSKHKAPGVLLLLGHAGGKPLIAGQDTAADWLLQQAGGHNLATHTGYKPFSVESLAGLDPEVLVFADRALTGEAAKAALFKENPILNSSRAAKSGRVLELDPTLLVGGLGPRLPGALKTLSDGFYPTQSGQ from the coding sequence ATGCGCCTGAGTACCTGCGTTGCCGTGCTGTGTGTCGGACTTTTTGTCAGCCACCAGGCTGCAGCGGCCCAATTGCCGCAACGTTGGGTCAGTGCCGGCGGTGCCTTGTCGGAGTGGGTGAGTGCGTTGGGCGGCGAGGCGAAACTGGTGGGCGTCGACACCACCAGCCAGCATCCCGAATCCCTCAAGTCGCTGCCGAGCATTGGTTACCAGCGCAGTCTGTCGGCGGAAGGCATCCTCAGCCTGCGTCCGGACATCCTGATCGGCACCGAGGAAATGGGCCCGCCTCCGGTGATCACGCAGGTTCGCGGTGCCAAGGTGCAGGTGGAATTGTTCTCCGCTCAGCCGGATCTGCCGACACTGGAAAAAAACGTCACCCATCTGGGCCAGTTGCTGGGCGCCGAGTCTCAGGCGACGCAACTGCTGCAAAGTTATCAACAGCAACTCGACGCACAGAAGGCGCGGGTGGTTGCGGTGCAGTCAAAACACAAGGCTCCCGGTGTGTTGTTGCTGCTCGGGCATGCCGGCGGCAAACCATTGATTGCCGGCCAGGACACCGCCGCCGATTGGCTGCTGCAACAGGCGGGCGGGCACAACCTGGCCACCCACACCGGTTACAAACCGTTTTCCGTGGAGTCCCTGGCCGGGCTCGACCCCGAAGTGTTGGTGTTTGCTGACCGCGCACTGACCGGCGAAGCGGCGAAAGCGGCGCTGTTCAAGGAGAACCCGATCCTCAATTCCAGCCGTGCGGCCAAGTCCGGACGCGTGCTGGAGCTGGACCCGACGCTGCTGGTCGGCGGGCTCGGGCCGCGTTTGCCGGGAGCGCTGAAAACCCTGTCTGACGGCTTCTACCCGACCCAGAGCGGCCAATGA
- a CDS encoding Rieske (2Fe-2S) protein, producing MKFLCTGADLAEAASRGFEIDGKKLFAVRRAGQAYVYLNRCPHRGVGLEWQPDQFLDPSNSLIQCATHGALFLIEDGECVAGPCAGQSLTVIDCREDAQGLWVDV from the coding sequence ATGAAGTTTCTGTGCACGGGCGCCGATCTGGCCGAGGCCGCCAGCCGCGGTTTCGAGATCGACGGTAAAAAACTGTTCGCCGTACGCCGGGCCGGCCAGGCGTACGTCTACCTCAACCGTTGCCCGCACCGGGGCGTCGGGCTCGAATGGCAACCCGACCAGTTTCTCGACCCGAGCAACAGCCTGATCCAGTGCGCCACTCATGGCGCACTGTTTCTGATCGAGGACGGTGAATGCGTGGCGGGCCCCTGCGCCGGGCAATCGCTGACGGTCATCGATTGCCGTGAGGACGCACAAGGGCTGTGGGTCGACGTTTAA
- the sfsA gene encoding DNA/RNA nuclease SfsA — translation MRFHPPLEEGRLIRRYKRFLADIETVGGELLTIHCPNTGSMLNCQVEGGQVWFSRSNDPKRKLPGTWEIGETPQGRLFCVNTGRANTLVEEALQAGVISELNGFTALKREVAYGQEKSRIDFRLEYPTGPAYVEVKSVTLGFDGTAVAAFPDAVTERGAKHLRELAHLAREGIRAVQLYCVNLTGIEAVRPAVEIDSAYADALREAVASGVEVLAYGVRLNHEEMLIDRRLDVLLDG, via the coding sequence ATGCGCTTTCATCCTCCTCTTGAAGAAGGCCGGTTGATCCGCCGTTACAAGCGCTTTCTCGCCGACATCGAAACCGTTGGCGGCGAATTGCTGACGATTCACTGCCCGAACACCGGTTCGATGCTCAATTGTCAGGTCGAGGGAGGTCAGGTCTGGTTCAGCCGCTCCAATGACCCCAAGCGCAAGCTGCCCGGCACCTGGGAAATTGGCGAAACCCCGCAGGGCCGGTTGTTCTGTGTGAACACCGGGCGCGCCAACACGCTGGTCGAAGAAGCGTTGCAGGCCGGTGTCATCAGCGAGTTGAACGGTTTTACCGCGCTGAAGCGTGAAGTGGCCTACGGACAGGAAAAAAGCCGCATCGACTTTCGCCTCGAATACCCGACAGGGCCGGCGTACGTGGAAGTGAAAAGTGTCACGCTGGGTTTCGACGGTACGGCGGTGGCGGCCTTTCCCGATGCGGTGACAGAGCGCGGCGCCAAGCATTTGCGTGAGCTCGCGCATCTGGCGCGCGAGGGGATTCGGGCGGTGCAGTTGTACTGCGTGAACCTGACCGGCATCGAGGCGGTGCGCCCAGCCGTGGAAATCGATTCGGCCTACGCCGATGCCTTGCGTGAGGCGGTGGCGTCCGGGGTCGAGGTGCTGGCTTATGGTGTGCGGTTAAATCATGAGGAAATGTTGATCGATCGTCGGCTGGACGTATTGCTCGACGGTTAA
- a CDS encoding pyridoxal phosphate-dependent aminotransferase, whose product MAQPYSARSRAIEPFHVMALLARANELQADGHDVIHLEIGEPDFTTAEPIIRAGQAALTAGKTRYTAARGIPELREAISGFYQTRYGLNIDPRRILITPGGSGALLLASALLVDPGKHWLLADPGYPCNRHFLRLVEGAAQLVPVGPDVRYQLTPDLVERHWDHDSVGALVASPANPTGTILTRDELSGLSTAIKARHGHLVVDEIYHGLTYGTDAASVLEVDDSAFVLNSFSKYFGMTGWRLGWLVAPDAAVSELEKLAQNLYISAPSMAQYAALACFEPETIAILEERRAEFGRRRDFLLPALRELGFNIAVEPEGAFYLYADISQFGGDAFAFCRHFLETEHVAFTPGLDFGRYQASHHVRFAYTQNLPRLQEAVERIARGLKSWQG is encoded by the coding sequence ATGGCTCAGCCCTACAGTGCGCGCAGTCGTGCGATCGAACCGTTCCATGTGATGGCGTTGCTGGCGCGGGCCAATGAATTGCAGGCTGACGGCCACGACGTGATCCACCTGGAAATCGGCGAACCGGACTTCACGACCGCCGAACCGATCATCCGTGCCGGCCAGGCCGCGCTGACGGCGGGGAAAACCCGTTACACCGCCGCCCGTGGCATTCCTGAGCTGCGAGAGGCGATTTCCGGTTTCTACCAGACCCGCTATGGCCTGAATATTGATCCGCGACGGATTCTGATCACGCCGGGTGGCTCCGGGGCGCTGCTGCTGGCCAGCGCTTTGCTGGTGGATCCAGGCAAGCACTGGCTGCTGGCCGATCCTGGTTATCCGTGCAACCGGCACTTTTTGCGTCTGGTTGAAGGCGCGGCGCAACTGGTTCCTGTCGGGCCGGATGTACGCTATCAACTGACGCCTGATCTGGTGGAACGCCACTGGGATCACGACAGTGTCGGCGCACTGGTCGCCTCGCCGGCCAACCCGACCGGCACGATTCTGACCCGCGATGAGCTTTCGGGGTTATCCACAGCCATCAAGGCGCGGCACGGGCATCTGGTGGTGGACGAGATCTACCACGGCCTGACTTACGGCACCGATGCCGCCAGCGTGCTGGAAGTCGACGACAGTGCGTTTGTCCTCAACAGTTTCTCCAAATATTTCGGCATGACCGGATGGCGCCTCGGCTGGCTGGTGGCGCCGGATGCGGCGGTCAGTGAGCTGGAAAAACTCGCGCAGAACCTCTACATCAGTGCGCCGAGCATGGCCCAATATGCGGCGCTGGCCTGTTTCGAGCCGGAGACCATTGCGATCCTCGAGGAGCGCCGCGCCGAATTCGGCCGTCGTCGCGATTTCCTGCTGCCCGCACTGCGGGAGCTGGGCTTCAATATCGCCGTAGAGCCGGAAGGCGCGTTCTACTTGTATGCCGATATCAGCCAGTTCGGCGGTGATGCCTTCGCGTTCTGCCGTCACTTCCTTGAAACCGAACATGTGGCGTTCACCCCGGGCCTGGATTTCGGTCGCTATCAGGCCAGTCATCACGTGCGCTTTGCCTACACGCAAAACCTTCCTCGCCTACAGGAAGCGGTGGAGCGCATCGCCCGTGGCTTGAAGAGCTGGCAAGGCTGA
- the dksA gene encoding RNA polymerase-binding protein DksA, with amino-acid sequence MPTQAKQQQQQAISGFEPYVPAEGEEYMGKPMRAHFTKILTKWKLDLMQEVDRTVDHMKDEAANFPDPADRASQEEEFALELRARDRERKLIKKIDKTLQLIEDEEYGWCDSCGIEIGVKRLEARPTADMCVDCKNLAEIKEKQVGK; translated from the coding sequence ATGCCCACCCAAGCAAAGCAACAGCAGCAACAGGCGATCAGCGGTTTCGAACCTTACGTTCCGGCCGAAGGCGAAGAGTACATGGGCAAGCCCATGCGCGCGCACTTCACCAAGATCCTGACCAAGTGGAAACTGGACTTGATGCAGGAAGTCGACCGCACTGTTGATCACATGAAAGACGAAGCAGCCAACTTCCCTGATCCGGCCGACCGTGCCAGCCAGGAAGAAGAATTCGCCCTTGAGCTGCGTGCCCGCGACCGCGAGCGCAAGTTGATCAAGAAGATCGACAAGACGCTGCAACTGATCGAAGACGAAGAGTACGGCTGGTGTGATTCCTGCGGCATCGAGATCGGCGTCAAGCGCCTCGAAGCCCGCCCGACTGCCGACATGTGCGTCGACTGCAAGAACCTTGCGGAAATCAAGGAAAAGCAGGTCGGCAAGTAA
- the gluQRS gene encoding tRNA glutamyl-Q(34) synthetase GluQRS: MTANTSPAYIGRFAPTPSGHLHFGSLVAALASYLDARSVNGHWLVRMEDLDPPREEPGAQAAILKALESYGFEWDGEMVRQSDRHDAYAQVLDSLFNHGLAYACTCSRKQLEPYHGIYPGLCRNAGHGQEDAAIRLRVPELEYHFIDRVQGEYRQHLGRDVGDFVIRRRDGLYAYQLAVVLDDAWQGITDIVRGADLLDSTPRQLYLQELLGLRQPRYLHLPLITQPDGNKLGKSYRSPPLEADQATPLLLRALRALGQNPGAELAHASPQELLNWGSAHWDASKIPRTLTLPEAQLL; this comes from the coding sequence ATGACTGCCAACACCTCCCCCGCCTACATCGGCCGCTTTGCGCCTACACCCAGTGGACACCTGCACTTCGGTTCGCTGGTGGCTGCACTGGCTTCTTATCTGGATGCCCGTTCGGTGAACGGCCACTGGCTGGTGCGCATGGAAGATCTCGATCCGCCCCGAGAAGAGCCCGGAGCACAGGCGGCGATTCTCAAAGCGCTGGAAAGCTACGGCTTCGAATGGGACGGCGAAATGGTCCGCCAGAGCGACCGGCATGACGCCTACGCGCAAGTGCTCGACAGTCTGTTCAATCACGGTCTGGCGTACGCCTGCACCTGCTCGCGCAAACAACTGGAGCCCTATCACGGCATTTATCCGGGACTGTGCCGCAATGCCGGCCATGGCCAGGAAGACGCCGCGATCCGCCTGCGCGTGCCCGAGCTGGAATATCACTTCATCGACCGGGTGCAGGGCGAATACCGTCAGCACCTGGGCCGTGACGTGGGTGATTTCGTGATCCGCCGCCGCGACGGCCTCTACGCCTATCAACTGGCGGTGGTGCTGGACGACGCCTGGCAGGGCATCACCGACATCGTGCGCGGTGCCGACCTGCTCGACTCGACGCCTCGCCAGCTCTACCTGCAAGAACTGCTGGGCCTGCGCCAGCCGCGTTATCTGCACCTGCCGCTGATTACCCAGCCCGACGGCAACAAGCTCGGCAAGTCCTACCGCTCGCCACCGCTGGAAGCCGATCAGGCCACGCCACTGCTGCTACGGGCGTTGCGGGCACTGGGGCAAAATCCCGGCGCCGAACTGGCCCACGCCTCGCCGCAAGAACTGTTGAATTGGGGCAGCGCCCACTGGGATGCCTCGAAAATCCCGCGCACACTGACCCTGCCTGAAGCGCAACTGCTGTGA